The DNA window GTCACCCGGTCCGAGGTTGCTCCGGTGAACCCGGGCTGCCGGAAGAACTTGCGCCACTGGTGATGGTCGGGCCAGGCGCCCTCCGGCGTCGTGTCCCACGGGTCGTTCAGCGCAAGGTAGGCGTCGCGCCGGTGCGCGGTACCCGTGATGCTGACCGCGTTGTACCGCAGGTCGTCGCGCAGCATCAGCCGCACCGACTCCGGCCTGGACAGGTCACACGCGTAGAAGCCGATCGAGCCATCAGGGCGCACGAATGCGTTGAAGCTCTGCGCGAACTGGTGCTCCGCCAGCAAGGTCAGGAGGTCCTCGACGTGCTCGGGCAACAACAGGTCGTCGTCGCACAAATAGAAGATCGCGTTGCTTCTGGCGTCGACGATTGCGTCGTGCCGGTAGCACTCGCCGTGGTGCGGCCCTTTCGCAAGGTCGAGGAACCGCACCCGCGAGTCACGGGCGGCAAGCTCCTTACCCACGACCCGTACGTCGTCAGTCACGCCGTCACCGATCACGATCACCTCGAGATCGGCGACGGTCTGGCGCAACGCCGAGTCGACCGCCAGCGGCAGTGTGGTGGCCTTGTTGTGGGTGGGCACGAGGATGCTCGCGCGCGGAGCTGTCATTGCCCGACCCGTGGTCGCGTCGTCGGGACAGCAGGCACCTGCGCTCTCAGCAGTGGGGACACCGGTCGTCGCCTTCCACGGGCTCGACCTCGCGCAGCACCCTGGCCGGGTTGCCGACGACGACCGCGCGATCGGGAACGTCGCGAGTGACCACCGCGCCCGCTCCCACGAGCGCGCGCCGGCCGACCCGGATCCCGGGCAGAACGGTCGCTCCTGCCCCCACGAACGCGGCTTCCCCGATGCTGACTCCGCCGGCGGTCACTGCGGCCGGGCCAAGTGATGCGGCGAAGGCCAAGGTGTTGTCGTGGCCCACCGATGCGGAGCGGTTCACGTTGACGTGGCAGCCGAACGTCGTATGGGAACCCACGACGACCCCAGCGT is part of the Mycobacteriales bacterium genome and encodes:
- a CDS encoding DapH/DapD/GlmU-related protein, with translation MHTGRLCVYAVATPYAWDVVESARRRGLQPWCLDNLGGADPRLPGLARTAEPAGFVLGLSSGVHRATAAVLAAAAGWDQPAALVDPTAVVPSTAVVGHGCYLNAGVVVGSHTTFGCHVNVNRSASVGHDNTLAFAASLGPAAVTAGGVSIGEAAFVGAGATVLPGIRVGRRALVGAGAVVTRDVPDRAVVVGNPARVLREVEPVEGDDRCPHC
- a CDS encoding glycosyltransferase family A protein, whose protein sequence is MTAPRASILVPTHNKATTLPLAVDSALRQTVADLEVIVIGDGVTDDVRVVGKELAARDSRVRFLDLAKGPHHGECYRHDAIVDARSNAIFYLCDDDLLLPEHVEDLLTLLAEHQFAQSFNAFVRPDGSIGFYACDLSRPESVRLMLRDDLRYNAVSITGTAHRRDAYLALNDPWDTTPEGAWPDHHQWRKFFRQPGFTGATSDRVTALQFPTSADGRDRWSPEQRLAELSRWHDVVTSAGAQDVVDARVLTGLRADLVMLREAHAVVRWRLARDEAKLKRIRAQRRARRDAQAARLEANRKARSLRRLFRRGDSPPARRSAV